The Candidatus Sphingomonas colombiensis genome contains the following window.
GGTTGATGCGATTCGCTGCTGCAAGCTCGCGCTCGATCGCGGCATCGGCGGCGCACTGACCGGCCCGTCCTCGTTCTTCTGCAAGCATCCGCCGGAACAATATACCGACGATATCGCGGCGCAGATGACCGACGAATTCATTCACGCCGACGCGCGGCTCGCTGCCGAGTGAAAGCTCTCATCGTCGCGGCCGGCTATGGTAGCCGGCTGCGCGCGGTGTCCCCCTCGAAGCCATTGACCCCGGTCGCCGGCGTGCCGCTCATCGCGCGCGTCATCGCGGCGGCGCGGGCCGGTGGCGCGACCGGCTCCACCGTCGTTACTGGACATGAGGCGGATGCCGTCGAGAGCTATCTCCATAGCCTCGATCCGGCGATTACATGCGTCCGCACACGGGATTGGTCTTTAGCCAATGGCCATTCGGTACTGACCGGCGCGGACGCTATCGGGCCGGCGCAGCACCTGCTGATGATGGCCGACCATCTGTTCGATCCGGCGATCGTAAAATGCGCCATTGCCGCGCCCGAGGCGCCACTCACGCTGGCAATCGACCGGCGACTCGACAATCCATTGGTTGATCTCGACGATGTGACCCGCGTCCGCACCGATGGCGATGCGATCGTGGCGATCGGGAAGCATCTCGCCGATTATGACGCGTTCGATTGCGGCGTGTTCTCGGTGGATGGCCGTTTCCACGACGCGTTGCGCGCCAGCATCGCGACGGGCGGCAATGGGTCTATTTCCGCCGGGGTAGAGGCGCTCGCCACCAACGGAGGCGCCCGCGTCACCGATGTAGGCGACGCATGGTGGCTCGACGTCGATGATCCCAAGGCGCTTGCACAGGCGGAAGCGGCACTCGCCGACTAAACTCCGCTCTGTTCCAGAACGGACA
Protein-coding sequences here:
- a CDS encoding NTP transferase domain-containing protein, producing MKALIVAAGYGSRLRAVSPSKPLTPVAGVPLIARVIAAARAGGATGSTVVTGHEADAVESYLHSLDPAITCVRTRDWSLANGHSVLTGADAIGPAQHLLMMADHLFDPAIVKCAIAAPEAPLTLAIDRRLDNPLVDLDDVTRVRTDGDAIVAIGKHLADYDAFDCGVFSVDGRFHDALRASIATGGNGSISAGVEALATNGGARVTDVGDAWWLDVDDPKALAQAEAALAD